One Dama dama isolate Ldn47 chromosome 16, ASM3311817v1, whole genome shotgun sequence DNA window includes the following coding sequences:
- the LOC133071395 gene encoding olfactory receptor 13C7-like — translation MGKTNQSSVTEFVLLGLSGYPELEAIYFVLVLFMYLVILLGNGVIIIVNVCDSHLHTPMYFFLSNLSFLDICYTSSSIPIFLSSFLTSRKTISFSGCGVQMFLSFAMGAAECVLLSMMAFDRYVAICNPLRYPIIMSKNSYVPMAAGSWIAGGVNSMLQTSLAMRLPFCGDNVINHFTCEILAVLKLACADISINIISMVVANMIFLVVPVLFIFISYVFILSTILRIPSSEGRRKAFSTCSAHLTVVIIFYGTILFMYAKPKAKDSSGADKVQVTDKIISLFYGVVTPMLNPLIYSLRNKDVKAAVNSILCQKCFSGGK, via the coding sequence ATGGGAAAGACCAATCAGTCTTCTGTTACAGAATTTGTCCTACTGGGGCTTTCTGGCTACCCAGAGCTTGAAGCCATTTATTTTGTGCTGGTGTTATTTATGTACCTGGTTATTCTGCTGGGAAATGGTGTCATCATCATTGTAAATGTCTGTGACTCTCACCTGCATacccccatgtactttttcctcagtAACTTATCATTCTTGGATATTTGCTACACCAGTTCTTCTATCCCCATATTTCTCAGCAGCTTCTTAACTTCAAGGaagaccatttccttctctggatgtGGAGTACAAATGTTTCTCTCCTTTGCTATGGGAGCCGCGGAATGTGTCCTTCTAAGCATGATGGCatttgaccgctatgtggccatctgcaaccCTCTGAGATACCCCATCATTATGAGCAAGAATTCGTATGTGCCTATGGCTGCAGGGTCCTGGATTGCAGGGGGTGTCAATTCTATGTTGCAAACCTCTCTTGCAATGCGGCTTCCTTTCTGTGGGGATAATGTCATTAATCATTTTACTTGTGAAATCTTGGCTGTCTTAAAATTGGCCTGTGCTGATATTTCCATAAATATTATTAGCATGGTTGTTGCTAATATGATTTTTCTTGTGGTCCcagtactttttattttcatttcctatgTTTTTATTCTCTCCACCATCCTGAGGATTCCTTCTTCAGAGGGAAGGCGCAAAGCCTTCTCTACCTGCTCTGCCCACTTAACAGTGGTGATTATATTCTATGGAACCATCCTCTTCATGTATGCAAAGCCCAAGGCTAAAGATTCCTCTGGTGCAGACAAAGTCCAAGTCACAGACAAAATCATCTCTCTCTTCTATGGAGTCGTGACTCCTATGCTCAATCCCCTCATCTACAGTTTGAGGAACAAAGATGTGAAGGCAGCTGTGAATAGTATACTCTGTCAGAAATGCTTCTCAGGGGGAAAGTGa